A portion of the Bifidobacterium sp. ESL0800 genome contains these proteins:
- a CDS encoding AEC family transporter has protein sequence MSALIQPATLLLIILLGYLFKRTGILGAKDYRVVQVLEFDIILPGAITYSFATNPHQLNLLLLSCFSFFASLIPPLLIFVSTRHRPVADRAFLMLNGSGFNVGCFCFPMVQAFLGPAALVPAAMFDIGNDIMVAAGTNVMTQNLLHIVPGKTLAEQNAGDAPTLPRIKATDRDARRLQRRALIRNVVKGFVTSPAFDTYILMLVLMFFNFRFPHWIAQVCQPFSAANAFCSMVMVGMLTDLPASLRDLKFVGEVMAWRLPCAIILALLAWYILPFSPLIRETAVMCCLAPTAIFSTMFTDKVLGNAKLAGFILCLTAVIGTILMTAAHFIIHM, from the coding sequence ATGTCAGCACTCATTCAACCGGCGACACTGCTGCTCATCATCCTGCTCGGGTACCTGTTCAAACGGACCGGCATTTTAGGCGCGAAGGACTACCGCGTGGTGCAGGTGCTGGAATTCGACATCATCCTGCCCGGCGCCATCACCTATTCTTTCGCCACCAACCCGCACCAGCTCAACCTTCTGCTGCTTTCCTGCTTCTCGTTTTTCGCATCCTTGATTCCGCCGCTGCTCATCTTCGTGTCCACGCGTCACCGACCGGTCGCCGACCGCGCGTTCCTGATGCTCAACGGAAGCGGGTTCAACGTCGGCTGCTTCTGCTTCCCGATGGTCCAGGCTTTTCTGGGCCCCGCCGCTTTGGTCCCCGCCGCCATGTTCGACATCGGCAATGACATCATGGTCGCCGCCGGAACGAACGTGATGACGCAAAATCTCCTGCACATCGTCCCCGGCAAAACCCTGGCCGAGCAGAATGCCGGAGACGCCCCGACCTTGCCCCGCATCAAAGCCACCGACCGCGACGCACGCCGCCTGCAACGCCGGGCATTGATCCGCAATGTCGTCAAAGGCTTCGTCACCTCGCCGGCGTTCGACACCTATATCCTGATGCTGGTATTGATGTTCTTCAACTTCCGCTTCCCGCACTGGATCGCGCAGGTCTGCCAGCCGTTCTCCGCGGCCAACGCCTTCTGCTCGATGGTGATGGTGGGCATGCTGACCGATCTGCCCGCCTCCTTGCGCGACCTCAAATTCGTCGGCGAGGTCATGGCCTGGCGCCTGCCCTGCGCGATTATTCTCGCGTTGCTGGCGTGGTATATCCTGCCGTTCAGCCCGCTCATTCGCGAGACCGCGGTGATGTGCTGCCTCGCACCGACCGCCATCTTCTCGACGATGTTCACCGACAAGGTGCTCGGCAACGCCAAACTAGCCGGCTTCATCCTCTGCCTGACCGCCGTGATCGGCACAATTCTGATGACCGCCGCACATTTCATCATCCACATGTAG